CACGTTCTATTGACGATCCGCCGTACCAACGTCCCTGAACTGCGAAAACGGGTTATGCCGTCTCGACTTCACCGGCGTCCATGGCCGCCTCGACGGCTTCGACGGCCTCGACCATGTTCTCGAGCTTTTCGCGGGCGATCGGTCGCTTCACCGGCTTGAGCCCGCAGTCGGGTGTGATCGTCAACTGTTCGGGCGGGACGAGCGACACCGCCTCCTCGATCCGGGCGCGGATCTCCTCGATCGAGTCGACGTCCCTGTCCTGAGGATCGACGACCCCGAACCCAATGTCCACGTCGCCGTCCCACGCTGCGAGCACGTCTGCCGGGTCGTCGGCGTCGTCGCTCGCGAACTCCAGATCCACCTCGTCGACCGGAAACGAGAACATCTCCGGGGCGAGGTTGTCGTAGTTGCCCGAACAGACGTGAACGCCGAGCCGAACGTCGTCCGGCACCTCCTCGGCGATCCGCGAGAGGCTCTCGTGGGCAAGCTCAGAATGCGGTGAGATCCCCAGCCCCGGTTCGTCGATCTGGATCCACTCGACGCCGGCGTCCACGAGCCGCGCGACTTCCGCGGCAACCAGTTCCGCCAGGTCCGCTGTGAGCTCTCCGACGTCGTCGTACGCCTGCGGCTGGCTGAACGACGCGAGCGTGAACGGCCCCGTGACGGTTACCTTGACCGGGCAGTCGGTGACCGACGCGGCGAACCGGTAGTCGTCGACCAGCCACGGCTCGCTCGAGGAGACCTCGTCGACGATCGTCGGCATCCCTGTGTTCCAGCCGGTTCCGTCCCCGCCGCCGTCCTGCTCCATGTTGTCGATGAACCGCGCGAAGTACTCGATCATCCCCTCCCGACGCACCTCCCCGTCGGTGACGACGTCCAGCCCCATCCGGTCGAAGATGTTCACGGCGGCCCGACTGGCGTCGTCGAGCGCCTCCTCGACGGTCCCCTCGGGGACCGATCCGTCGGCGTGGGCGTCCTCGATCTCGGGAAGCCAGGCCGGCCGAGGGTAACTGCCGACGACTGTCGTCAGAAGGAAACTCTCCGTTTCGTGATCGGGGGGACGGAATCGTTCACGTGTCATTGCCCCATCCTACGGGGCGGCCGGAATAATCGTTTGGCTTACCGGCACGATCGGCAAAACTAACAAATAAATAATAATTCTGAATAGACATAACTTGCAAACAGGAATCACAACGAGGAAACAAGAAATATAAGCGGTACTCGCGGGAGGCGATATAGTAACACAATCTCAAAATTTGAATGGATGTTTTCTCGGGTTGTAATATAATTGGGGGACTTCAACTCTAATAATTTCAATAATTCAGTTTTCCAATCAAACCAGGAATGAGCAGATCTCGTATGGTATGGAGTAACTACAAGATATTATATACGATGTGGGTCCCGGGCGACGGGGTCGTCTACTCTTCGAGCTCTTCGTTGAGCCGCGGGACGACCTCGTGGAGGTCGGCGACGACTGCGTAGTCGGCCTTCTGCATGATCGCGGCTTCCGGATCGGTGTTGATCGCGATCACGTTCTCGCTGCCCTTGGCACCGACCCAGTGCTGGACCGCACCGCTGATGCCGGCCGCGATGTACACCTCGGGGGCGATTTTCGCGCCGGTCTGTCCGATCTGGTCGTCGTGGGGCCGCCAGCCTTCGTTGACGGCCGCGCGGGTCGCGCCGACCGTCCCGGTGAGTTTGTCCGCGAGTGCCTCGAGCTGGGCGAACTCCTCCTCGCCGCCGACACCGCGACCGCCACCGATGACGACGCGAGCCTCCGACAGGGGGATGCCTTCCATGTCGGACTCCTCCTGACGAACGACGCGCACCGCGACGTCCTCGTCGTCGAGTTCGGGCGCGAACGGCTCCACGGCAGGGTCACTCTCGGCCTCGGCGGGTTCGGCGGACACCTCGTGGGGAACGACAGTGAGCAGCTTGACGTCCGCCTCGAGTTCCGCGTGTTCGATGAGGCTGCCACCCCAGCGCTGGCGGGTGATCCCGTACACGTCACCGGCCTCGACCTCGGTACAGCTCGTGGCCATCGGCACGTCGAGCTTCGTCGCGAGATGTACGAGCACTTCGTGGCCGCGATCGCTACCCGGAGCGACGACCGTCCCTGCCGACAGCTCCTCGACCAGTTGGGCGAGACTCTCCGCGTAGCCTTCCGGCGCGTAGGCGTCCAGCAGGTCGTGCTCGATCGCACACACCTGGTCGACACCGTACGCCGAGAGGTCGTCCGCGATGTCTTCTGCGCCGTCACCGAACGCGGCGGCGACGAGCTGTTCGTCCTCCTGTATCGCGACGTCCCGCGCGAACGTGACCGTCTCCAGGGAGACGTCATCGACCGCGCCGGCGTCGTGTTCGACGAGCGTGAGTACCATTTACACCACCTCCAGGTCATCGAGCACTTCGACGACGTCCACGGCCGCCTCGGGAGTGTCCCCGAGCACTTCCGCGGGACTTTCGTCCCGTTCGGGCACCTCGAGTTCGACCTTCCGCACGTCGGTGACGTCGGCCGGCTCGGCGCCGCTGCGGTCGACGTCCGTCTGGCGGGCCTGCATTCGGCTCCGCATCGACGGGTACCGGGGAGTGTTTACACCCTCCTTCACGGTGACGACGGCGGGCATCGGCACCTCGAAGACGTTGTTGCCGCCGGGCACCTCCCGCTTTGCGATCACGGTGTCGCCGTCGACCTCGACGTCCTTGATCCCGGTGACGACGGGAACGTCGAGCTGGTTCGCCACGCGGATGCCGACCTGGTAGTTCTGGGCGTCGGCTGACTCGTTGCCGAAAAACATCAGGTCGTACTTCGGCTCCCCGTCCTCGTCGCTGACGGCGTCGGCGATCTCGCGGGCTGTCGAGATCGGACCCCACTCGTGGTCGCCGGCCTCGAGCAGCTTCGCCTCGTCGACACCCATCGCGACGCCGGTGCGGAGCTGCTCGGTGGCGTCCTCCTCGCCGAGCGTCAGCACCGTCGACGTGCCGCCGTGCTCCTCGACGAGTTGGACGGCCGCCTCGACGGCACACTCCTCGTGCGGGCTGATGGTGTAGCCGATGCTGCTTGCATCGACGTCTTGCTTGTCGTCGGTCAGTACGATCTTTGCGCCCGTGTCGGGCACGCGCTTGATACAGGCTATAGTTTCCATCGTTGTGTGTATGAGTGTTCGGTGGAACGCTAAATAAACCGGCGGTTTCAACGCCCCTACGGGCTTACTGGAGGATCCGCTCGTTGCTCGGATCGAACAGCGGCTTGCTGCCGACCCGCTCGACGGTCACCGGGTACTGGGTGCCCATGTACTCGACCTGCAGGTCCTGCCCTTCCTCGGCATATTCCTGCGGGATGTACGACATGAGGAGGTGCTTGCCGAGCGACGGCCCCGTGCCGGCGCTGGTCACGTACGAGCGGCGACCTTCCTCGTCCTCGAGGACGTTGCCGTCGAGGTCGAGGATCGGTTCGCCGCCGGTCATGAACCGCGGCTCGCCGCCCTCGGGGGCGTGGTCGTCGACGGTGAGGGTACACAGCGTGGCGACGTTCTCCTCGTCGATCGCCTCGGCGTACGCCTCCTTGCCGATGAAGTCCTCGTCTTTGACGCCGTGGAAGGTGAGACCGGCCTCGGCGGGGTTGTACTCCAGCTCGAGCTCGTGGCCGTACAGCCGGTAGCCCTTCTCCATGCGACCGGTGGTGCCGTAGACGCCCATCCCGACCGGCCGGATGTCGTAGTCCTGACCGGCCTCGTAGATGATGTCCCACAGGCGGCCGCCCTGCTCCATCGGGGCGTACAGCTCCCAGCCGAGTTCGCCGACGTAGGAGATGCGGAACGCCCAGACGTCGACCTCACCGAGCGTGAGGTGCTGGGCGGTGTACGGCGGGAACGCCTCGTGGGAGACGTCCTCTTCGGCGACTTCCTGGACGACGTCCCGAGCGTTGGGGCCCCAGACGCCGAGGGTGGCTAAGGAGGACGTCTGATCGACGATGCGGACGTCCAGACTGCCGATGTTGTTCCGGAACCACCGCTTGTCGGGACCGGTTTCGCCGCCGCCGGTCATCACTCGATAATGATCGTCGGCCAGGCGGGCCATCGTCAGGTCGGAGATGAACCCACCGTTCTCAGCGAGCACCGGTGTGTACACCGACTCGCCGACGTCGATGGCCGTGTCCGCGACGAAGATCTTCTGGGTGAACTCCTCGACGTCGTCGCCGACCAGGTCGATGAGGCCAAAGCCCATGTCGCCGATCATGCCGACGTTGTCGCGCATGTGGAGATGCTCGCCCAGGATGATCTCCGACCACCAGCGGCTGTCCCACTCGTTGGGGCGCTGGAGGCCTTCGAGTTCGTCCTCGTACTTCTCGAGGAGGTCCTCGTTGGACTCGAACCACTGCGGGCGCTCCCAGCCGGCCGACTCGAAGAACTCCGCACCGAGATCCTCCTGCCGGTCGTAGAAGGCGCTTTGCCGCAGCGGACGGGACGACTGCCACTGCTCGCGCGGGTGGACGATGTCGTAGATCTTCTGGAACCCTTCGTGGGCGCGCTCCTTGACGAACTTCTTGGAGGTGCCGTAGCCCTCGAAGCGGTTGACGTCGGACTGGTGGAGGTCGACCTCGGGGTAGCCCTGCGTCATCCACTGGGCGGTGTACTTCGCGAACGCCGGTGCCTCCTTGATCCAGATCGCCGAACACGACCAGAGGCCGTCGACGTCGTCCATCGGGCCCACGAGCGGCATGCCGTCCGGCGTGACCGAAAGCAGGCCGTCGATCGCGTGACGGATCTCGGCGTCCTCGAGGATCTCGGGCATGATTTCGAGGGCGTGCTCCATCGACGGATCGAACGCGTCCTGGGTCAGCGGCGGCTGGGTCGGCGACAGCGGCGCCTCCTCGTTGGACGGCACGTCTTCGACGTCCCACAGGATCGGCCGGTGTTCGTAGGAACCGACCTCCATGTCGTTGCCGCTCGGACGCTCGTACATCTGGGTGTCGACGTCCCGAACGATCGGGTACCCGATTTCCTCGCCTGTCTCCTCGAGGACGTCGATCGGGCCGACGCTGATCATCTGGTGGACTGCCGGTGTGAGCGGGATCTCGGTGCCGGCCATCTCGGCGAGCTTCGGGCTCCACAGGCCGGCGGCGATGACGACCTCGTCGGCCTTCACCGTGCCGCGGTCGGTCTCGACCGCCGAGATCGCGCCGTTCTCGACGTGGAGATCGGTTACCTCGGTGTTGGCGAACGACTGCAGTACGCCCCACTCCTCGGCCTCCTTGCGCTTGATCTCGCCGAACCGGAGCGGGTCACAGACGCCGGCCCGGGGCTCCCAGAATCCGCCCTCGATAATGTCCTCGTTGATGTACGGAACCATCTCCTTGACCTCCTCGGTCGAGATGATCTCCGCTTCCTGCCCCCAGGACTTCGAGGACGCGATCTGACGTCGGAACTCCTCCATTCGCTCTTCGGTCCGGGCGACCTCGATGCCACCGCTTTCTGTGTAGAGGTCTTCCTCCTTGTACTGCTCCATCGCCTCCTGTGTCAACAAGGCCATCTCCTTGTTGTGTTCGATGGGCATGATGAAGTTGGAGGCGTGGCCGGTCGATCCACCCGGGTCCGGGAACGGCCCCTTGTCGATCAGAACGATGTCCTCGCGCCCCTGATCCGCGAGGTGATACGCGAGACTCGTTCCGACGATCCCTGCGCCGATAATGACGGTGCCTGCCTTCGACGGCAGCTCTTTACTGCTCATACGTGAACTACATTATCCGCCTGCCCTAAAAAATACTATCCCATCAAGATTTCACGTCTTTATTATTCCCGACGGCAAAGGCAGAACCGACGCGTCACGGTCGGACCGAACGGAGAAAACCGAACGTTGTGTAGCCCCAGTCTCCGCAGTGATCTTAATTATAATTAACTATACACACGTAACTCTTGTCGTTAAATAGTTCGCCCCTTTAAGTGCTCCATTACAACAGTAGGAATGTTATCGTACCGACAACCGCCGGGGCGCCAGACATCGGATCGAACGGTTCGGTTCTCATTCCTCGTCGACCACAACGTACTCCCCGTAGTCCTCGACAGTGCCGACCGTCGGCGCACCGAGCATGAGCCACACCGCCTCACCCTCCTCGGCGTCGTTCAACAACTGTCGCGGCGTCTCCGAGGGGACGCGAACGACACCCCACTTCGGCACGTCGACGAGATCCCCGCCGATCCGCGCCCTGCCAGGACCCGACAACAACACGAACACCTCCTCCTGACGCTCGTGTCTGTGATACCCGGTGACGTCTCCGGGAGACAGTCGGATGACGTTCACCCGCATCTCCGTCGCACCGAGCGCCTCCGTCAGTTTTCTGTGGTTTAGTCCGGACTCGGGAAACTGGTCGGGTTCGATCTCGTCGGGATCAACGACGGTGTACTCGTCTGACATCGTCCGTGAGATGCAATCCGCCGGAGATATAGTTTATGTCGGTGATACTTTGCTTTCGGACGTGGTTCGTGGCGGGTTAGCAAATCACGGCGACACCCTTTTGACGGGGCATTCCTGTTCTCCAACAGAAACCGACATGAGTGACGAACCGACTGTGCGATTTTCTCCCTGGGAGACGAGCGTCGACGTCGAGGAGGGAACGACCGTTCTCGAGGCCGCCGACCGGGCAGGTCTGTCGATCGAAAGTCTGTGTGGCGGCGAGGGTCTCTGTGGCACCTGCAAAGTCGTCGTCGACGACGGCGCGGACTGTCTGTCCGCCGTCACGGACGCAGACGAACTACTGCTCTCCGAAGAGCAACTCGAATCGGGCTACCGACTCTCCTGTCGTTCGGACGTCGAATGTGGCCCGGTCGACGTCACGGTTCCGAACGTCTCGCAAAACACCGGCGGCGTCGTCCTCACCGAAGGCAGAGAACTGGAGGTCGATCTCGATCCCGTGGTCACGAACTACCACCTCGAGCTGTCGCCGCCGTCGCTTTCGGACAACACGGCGGACCTCGAACGTGTGGGGGAAGCGCTCAAAGAAAACTACGAAGTATCGATCGAAGAGATCGATCGGGTCGTCCATCAGGAGCTGCCGAACCTGATGCGCGGTGCGGAGGTCGAGGACAAACTCCACGCGACGGTGACGGTGTACGACGACGAGGAGATCATCGACGTCACCCCGGGATGGGACGAGACGATGTACGGGTTGGCTATCGACATCGGGACGACCACGATCGCCGTCTATCTCGTCGATCTCCGGACCGCCGACCGCGTCGCGGTGAGTTCGCGGATGAACCCACAGAGCACGTTCGGCGGCGACATCATGAGCCGGATGCGACACACTCGACGAAGCGAGAACGGTCGCGAAGAGCTCCAGGACGCGATCGTCGACGGTGTAAACGAACTGGTCGACGAGGTGGTCGAGGAAGCCGAAATCGACCCCGATAACGTTTACGAGGCGGTGTTCGTCGGGAACACCGCGATGCATCACCTCTTTCTGGGGATCGATCCCCACTACGTCGCCGGCTCCCCGTACGTGGCGGCCAACCACGCCCCCGTCACCGTCAAGGCCCGGGAGCTGGACATCGACATCAACCCGGCCGGCTACCTCTACTGGCTCCCGATAAGCGGCGGGTGGGTCGGGCCGGACAAGGTGTCGGTGCTTCTGGTGTCCGAGCACCACAAACGCGAGGAACTCACCGTCTGTGTCGACATCGGAACCAACGGCGAGATTTCGGTCGGGAACAGCGAACGGATGTGGTCGACCTCCGCGCCGGCCGGTCCCGCACTCGAGGGCGCGGAGATCACACACGGTGTGCGCGCCCGGGACGGCGCCGTGGAGTTCGTCACGATCGACGACGAGACGCTGGAACCCGACCTCGAGGTCATCGGCGACGAGCCGCCGATCGGTATCTGTGGGTCCGGGATCATCGACGTCCTCGCGGAGCTGTTCGAGGCGGGCGTGATCGACCAGCGGGGACAGTTCCAGGAGGAACTGCTGGATCACCCGCGGCTCAGGCGCAACGCCCACGATGTCCTCGAGTACGTGCTCGTTTTCGCAGACGAGTCCGGGATCGACGGTGACGTCGTCGTCACCCAGAACGACCTCCGGGAGATCCAGCAGGCGAAGGCAGCGATCCAGGCCGGTACCCGCGTGTTGATGGACGAACTCGACATCGACACCGTCGACAGGGTCGTTCTCGCGGGGGCGTTCGGCAACTACATCGATCCGGAGTCCGCGATGACGGTCGGACTGTATCCCGACGTCGACTTCGACGCGGTCGAATCCCTGGGTAACGCCGCCGGGATCGGGGCACAGCTCGCGCTGTTGAACCGCGACAAGCGAGCGGAGGCCATGGAGATCGTCGACCACGTCGAGTACTTCGAGATCGCCGGGACCGACGTGTTCCGGAACAACTTCATGGAGTCGATGTACGTCCCCCACCAGCGGATCGAACTGTACCCCAGTGTCCGGGAACGGATCGGTGAGTTCGACGAAGGGCGGGGTGTCGTCGTGCGCGAGGGACGCAGCGCCGAACGATGAGCGATCTACCCCGACAGGACGCACTCGGAATCGTCGCCTGTGAAACCCTGTATGCGGAACTCGACCGGTTCGCACCCGATGCGACGGTTCGGTACGTCCCCCAGGAGTATCACGAGTTTCCGGTGAACGTTCCCCGGAACGCAGAGATTGTCGAGGTTATCGAGCGACACGTCCGGGAACTCGAAGACGCCGATATCGACCGGATCCACCTCCTGTACGACGCCGACGACGAGGCGCTGTCCGGGATCCAGACGGAACGGGTACCGCTGTACCGCAGCCGGGCCGGCGACTGCGTTTCGGTGTTCCTCCACGGGATCGAACCGCTCGAATTCGGCGAGCGGAAGGCCAGCGGGACGTACTATCTCACACGCGGGTGGATCGACCGCGGCCTCGACGCCCACAAACTGTACCGGGGATTCCTCGGGGAAGGGGAGCAACTGATCGAACAGTTCGACCGCGCGGCAGCCGACACCGACGAACTCACGATTACCTGGCCGGACGCCGACGGGTTCGAACGCGCAGTCGAACGCGGGCAGGGGATGTCCCGGGAGGCGATCGGGCGCTTCTTCCACGATGTCGTCGGGTTCTACGACCGGGTGGTTCTGGTCGACACCGGCACGTGCCGCGAGTTCCACCGGGAGTACGCCGAGTCGTTCCGGGAGTTCGTTGCAGAACTCTCCGCCGAACACGGCGACGGACACGACGTGACGCTCTCGGTCGTCGACGGCGACACGTCCGTGCTGGAATCGATGCTCGAATCGGATGGAGAAACCGAACACCTCGAACGGTATCCAGCCGGAAAACCCATATAGCTGCCATCGGACCGCCTCCACCGTCCTCCACCCCACCCCCGCGGCTGGAAGCGCGCAGCGGTGGGACCGAAATACTGTTTCTCGAACCGCGTGTTTCTCCCCGAGATAGCAAAGTATTATTTCATTCTTCCAAACATATATCCCGGCTTCACTCATACTAAAAGAGGAGATACCGAGAAATGACACGCGACGACATCACAGCCTTACTCACCGATCCGCGCTTCGAGTTGTTACCGTTCGACAGCTTCTACGATCAGGCCGACCAGCTGCCGGAGGGATCGAAGATTGCGGTGACCGCCTCGCCGGATCTGGGAGTCGACAGAACCGTCGAGGTGTCGCTCGACGCCGTCGAGCGCGGCTTCGAGGTGACCCCCCACATCGCCGCCCGGGGTGTAAGCGACGTCGACCACCTCCAGGACATCGCCGACCAGTACGAGGAGGCAGGGATCTCGGATCTGTTCGTCGTCGGCGGGGACAACGAGGAACCGGTCGGCGAGTTCGAGTCGGCCCACGACGCGCTCGTGGCGCTTGCGGAACACGGCTACGACTTCGAGGAAGTCGGCATCGGCGGCTACCCCGAGGGCCACCAGAAGATCGACGACGACACCCTCGCGGAGGCGCTCGAGAAGAAATCTCCGTATGCCACGTACGCGGTCACCCAGCTGTGTTTCGACCCCGAAGCGATCATCGAGTGGACCGACGAAGTCCAGGATCGGGGGATCGACCTCCAGGTACACGTCGGAATACCCGGCGTGGTGAAGTACCAGCGGCTGTTGCAGATCTCCCGGAAGGTCGGCGTCGGCGACTCGATCGGCTTCCTGCGCAAGACCACCGGCATCATCGGCTTCGTCAAACAGCTCGTCGGATCGCGCGGCAACTACACCCCCGACAGGCTCGTCGAGGAACTCGCGCCGTACGGTGCGGATCCGGATTACCCGATCGAAGGCGTCCACCTGTACACGTTCAACCAGGCCGCCGATACCGAGAAGTGGCGACGCGAACTGGTGTAGCAACCACCAAGGAACGCCGGGGACTCGGCCGGGAGCGAGGTCCGACAAAAAAGACCCGCCGAATAAGTTACAAAGAAATAAGGGTGCCCTCACAGTACCTGTACACGATGTTCACGTTCGAAGCGGAGCAAGAGGTGTACGACATTAATGGCGTCAAGATCGGTGGGCAACCCGGCGAGCATCCCACCGTGATGGTCGGCAGTATTTTCTACAAGGGCGACTCCCTGCTCGAAGACCCGAAAACCGGCGAGTTCGACGAGGAGGGTGCCCGCGAGGCGATCCGGATGGTCGAGGAAACCTCCGAGAAGACTGGCAACCCCGCAATGCTCGACGTGATCGGCGACACGCCCGAGGCGCTGATCAAACACGTCGACTTCGTCGCCGAGGAGACCGACATCCCGATCTTCATGGACGGCCCGACCCCAAATATTCGATCGAAGGCCGCCAAACACGTCGGCGAGATCGGCATCCAGGACCAGATCATCTACAACTCGATCGAGTCCAGCACGAAGGAGGTCGACACCGAGATCGAGGCGATCCAGAACGCCGGCATCGACGCCGCCGTCCTGCTCAGCATCGACACCAAGAACCTCACCCTGCAGGGCCGGTTCGACGCGCTCGACAAGAACCTCGAGGTCGCCGAGGAGGCGGGCATCTCGAAGCCGATCGTCGACCCCGCAGTCATCGACATCCCCGACTCCGGGTTCGCCGCGAAGGCGATCCACGAGATCAAGGACCGGTACGGCATCCCCGCCGGCTGCTCCCCGCACAACGAAGTGATCCGCTGGGAGATGGAAGACCCACTGAGCCCGGACACCAAGAAGCTCCGCCAGGCGGTCGCCAACTCCGTCATCGTCCACCTCGGGGCCGACTTCAACCTCTATGGAACGATCCACAGTGCTCCCGAGATGTACTCCGTCGTCTCGCAGGCCGACGCCTACGTCGGCTACGCGGCCCAGATGACCGAGCGCCGCCGCCCCTCCCAGGATCACCCGCTGTACAAGATCTTCCGCAAGGGCGGAAACTGAAACTCCGATACGCTGGTCGAAAAACGGCGCTTTTGGGCTTCGTCTTTTCAGTCGTCCGCGGGCGCGTCGTCCGGTGCCTCCGCGGGTTCGATCCCGATCTCGACCTCCGCGGCCGCGGCCTTGTACTCGGGGATCTTCGCCCGCTCGTCGAGCACGTCGTTCGTGAGCCGGTTCGCCG
The Halalkaliarchaeum desulfuricum DNA segment above includes these coding regions:
- a CDS encoding cupin domain-containing protein: MSDEYTVVDPDEIEPDQFPESGLNHRKLTEALGATEMRVNVIRLSPGDVTGYHRHERQEEVFVLLSGPGRARIGGDLVDVPKWGVVRVPSETPRQLLNDAEEGEAVWLMLGAPTVGTVEDYGEYVVVDEE
- a CDS encoding ASKHA domain-containing protein — its product is MSDEPTVRFSPWETSVDVEEGTTVLEAADRAGLSIESLCGGEGLCGTCKVVVDDGADCLSAVTDADELLLSEEQLESGYRLSCRSDVECGPVDVTVPNVSQNTGGVVLTEGRELEVDLDPVVTNYHLELSPPSLSDNTADLERVGEALKENYEVSIEEIDRVVHQELPNLMRGAEVEDKLHATVTVYDDEEIIDVTPGWDETMYGLAIDIGTTTIAVYLVDLRTADRVAVSSRMNPQSTFGGDIMSRMRHTRRSENGREELQDAIVDGVNELVDEVVEEAEIDPDNVYEAVFVGNTAMHHLFLGIDPHYVAGSPYVAANHAPVTVKARELDIDINPAGYLYWLPISGGWVGPDKVSVLLVSEHHKREELTVCVDIGTNGEISVGNSERMWSTSAPAGPALEGAEITHGVRARDGAVEFVTIDDETLEPDLEVIGDEPPIGICGSGIIDVLAELFEAGVIDQRGQFQEELLDHPRLRRNAHDVLEYVLVFADESGIDGDVVVTQNDLREIQQAKAAIQAGTRVLMDELDIDTVDRVVLAGAFGNYIDPESAMTVGLYPDVDFDAVESLGNAAGIGAQLALLNRDKRAEAMEIVDHVEYFEIAGTDVFRNNFMESMYVPHQRIELYPSVRERIGEFDEGRGVVVREGRSAER
- a CDS encoding methylenetetrahydrofolate reductase, which translates into the protein MTRDDITALLTDPRFELLPFDSFYDQADQLPEGSKIAVTASPDLGVDRTVEVSLDAVERGFEVTPHIAARGVSDVDHLQDIADQYEEAGISDLFVVGGDNEEPVGEFESAHDALVALAEHGYDFEEVGIGGYPEGHQKIDDDTLAEALEKKSPYATYAVTQLCFDPEAIIEWTDEVQDRGIDLQVHVGIPGVVKYQRLLQISRKVGVGDSIGFLRKTTGIIGFVKQLVGSRGNYTPDRLVEELAPYGADPDYPIEGVHLYTFNQAADTEKWRRELV
- a CDS encoding GcvT family protein, producing MSSKELPSKAGTVIIGAGIVGTSLAYHLADQGREDIVLIDKGPFPDPGGSTGHASNFIMPIEHNKEMALLTQEAMEQYKEEDLYTESGGIEVARTEERMEEFRRQIASSKSWGQEAEIISTEEVKEMVPYINEDIIEGGFWEPRAGVCDPLRFGEIKRKEAEEWGVLQSFANTEVTDLHVENGAISAVETDRGTVKADEVVIAAGLWSPKLAEMAGTEIPLTPAVHQMISVGPIDVLEETGEEIGYPIVRDVDTQMYERPSGNDMEVGSYEHRPILWDVEDVPSNEEAPLSPTQPPLTQDAFDPSMEHALEIMPEILEDAEIRHAIDGLLSVTPDGMPLVGPMDDVDGLWSCSAIWIKEAPAFAKYTAQWMTQGYPEVDLHQSDVNRFEGYGTSKKFVKERAHEGFQKIYDIVHPREQWQSSRPLRQSAFYDRQEDLGAEFFESAGWERPQWFESNEDLLEKYEDELEGLQRPNEWDSRWWSEIILGEHLHMRDNVGMIGDMGFGLIDLVGDDVEEFTQKIFVADTAIDVGESVYTPVLAENGGFISDLTMARLADDHYRVMTGGGETGPDKRWFRNNIGSLDVRIVDQTSSLATLGVWGPNARDVVQEVAEEDVSHEAFPPYTAQHLTLGEVDVWAFRISYVGELGWELYAPMEQGGRLWDIIYEAGQDYDIRPVGMGVYGTTGRMEKGYRLYGHELELEYNPAEAGLTFHGVKDEDFIGKEAYAEAIDEENVATLCTLTVDDHAPEGGEPRFMTGGEPILDLDGNVLEDEEGRRSYVTSAGTGPSLGKHLLMSYIPQEYAEEGQDLQVEYMGTQYPVTVERVGSKPLFDPSNERILQ
- a CDS encoding uroporphyrinogen decarboxylase/cobalamine-independent methonine synthase family protein; protein product: MTRERFRPPDHETESFLLTTVVGSYPRPAWLPEIEDAHADGSVPEGTVEEALDDASRAAVNIFDRMGLDVVTDGEVRREGMIEYFARFIDNMEQDGGGDGTGWNTGMPTIVDEVSSSEPWLVDDYRFAASVTDCPVKVTVTGPFTLASFSQPQAYDDVGELTADLAELVAAEVARLVDAGVEWIQIDEPGLGISPHSELAHESLSRIAEEVPDDVRLGVHVCSGNYDNLAPEMFSFPVDEVDLEFASDDADDPADVLAAWDGDVDIGFGVVDPQDRDVDSIEEIRARIEEAVSLVPPEQLTITPDCGLKPVKRPIAREKLENMVEAVEAVEAAMDAGEVETA
- a CDS encoding tetrahydromethanopterin S-methyltransferase subunit H family protein, whose translation is MFTFEAEQEVYDINGVKIGGQPGEHPTVMVGSIFYKGDSLLEDPKTGEFDEEGAREAIRMVEETSEKTGNPAMLDVIGDTPEALIKHVDFVAEETDIPIFMDGPTPNIRSKAAKHVGEIGIQDQIIYNSIESSTKEVDTEIEAIQNAGIDAAVLLSIDTKNLTLQGRFDALDKNLEVAEEAGISKPIVDPAVIDIPDSGFAAKAIHEIKDRYGIPAGCSPHNEVIRWEMEDPLSPDTKKLRQAVANSVIVHLGADFNLYGTIHSAPEMYSVVSQADAYVGYAAQMTERRRPSQDHPLYKIFRKGGN
- a CDS encoding electron transfer flavoprotein subunit beta/FixA family protein is translated as METIACIKRVPDTGAKIVLTDDKQDVDASSIGYTISPHEECAVEAAVQLVEEHGGTSTVLTLGEEDATEQLRTGVAMGVDEAKLLEAGDHEWGPISTAREIADAVSDEDGEPKYDLMFFGNESADAQNYQVGIRVANQLDVPVVTGIKDVEVDGDTVIAKREVPGGNNVFEVPMPAVVTVKEGVNTPRYPSMRSRMQARQTDVDRSGAEPADVTDVRKVELEVPERDESPAEVLGDTPEAAVDVVEVLDDLEVV
- a CDS encoding DUF1638 domain-containing protein, whose translation is MSDLPRQDALGIVACETLYAELDRFAPDATVRYVPQEYHEFPVNVPRNAEIVEVIERHVRELEDADIDRIHLLYDADDEALSGIQTERVPLYRSRAGDCVSVFLHGIEPLEFGERKASGTYYLTRGWIDRGLDAHKLYRGFLGEGEQLIEQFDRAAADTDELTITWPDADGFERAVERGQGMSREAIGRFFHDVVGFYDRVVLVDTGTCREFHREYAESFREFVAELSAEHGDGHDVTLSVVDGDTSVLESMLESDGETEHLERYPAGKPI
- a CDS encoding electron transfer flavoprotein subunit alpha/FixB family protein — protein: MVLTLVEHDAGAVDDVSLETVTFARDVAIQEDEQLVAAAFGDGAEDIADDLSAYGVDQVCAIEHDLLDAYAPEGYAESLAQLVEELSAGTVVAPGSDRGHEVLVHLATKLDVPMATSCTEVEAGDVYGITRQRWGGSLIEHAELEADVKLLTVVPHEVSAEPAEAESDPAVEPFAPELDDEDVAVRVVRQEESDMEGIPLSEARVVIGGGRGVGGEEEFAQLEALADKLTGTVGATRAAVNEGWRPHDDQIGQTGAKIAPEVYIAAGISGAVQHWVGAKGSENVIAINTDPEAAIMQKADYAVVADLHEVVPRLNEELEE